The following are encoded in a window of Colletotrichum lupini chromosome 3, complete sequence genomic DNA:
- a CDS encoding fungal specific transcription factor domain-containing protein: MDSGHYSAARHAAAAAAAAAAAAAGGGAVYSAQPMDHAHAHSHAHAQAHAYHHGHSHLQTPAQSPHGQPQYYSINPVSPTAQGPSMTSPRVLPNSDLMPGAHSPGSATSSAPHGMTGLPPNRPSSPAASVSGAPSPASKPIRRRMRMITSCLECRRRKLKCNKSQPCVNCMKFSRDCVYLSPKLDEASQLRLTEIKEKVGSLERQLERDVAKTSRAAQQQAILADDVEDDFAEERDLEPTDMTALDVTYEEDADGTDDLIDLGVQVGRMRITERIGGLSRPRIAEEISAGISGPGGPPGGPPPGGPMGGPMGGMGGMMAMMGGRGMGGAGRGGPPRGGPPPGYPGFGGPPPGMDAMSVVSGSSGDSIPDFLRPGESYIPPSSGFFFGHTPEALSLDRRLPQKEAADRLTQQYFAAVHPIARCVHRPSFEAEYVNFWDEVYSNIEPRASTQAVMFAAWFSAAVSMDDPTVRTLFGVTKANLIDRMKTETERALGKANFLRTTRVETMQAFIMYMLPLCRAEVSRAHSVLVGAAVRMAECMGLHRDGETYGLNPLDTHVRRLIWHQLCFLDIRTCEAQGPRPAIRREDYDTKLPLNCEEEDFYAAGPPPEPADVWTSSLLSAIRTECNEMMRVIWLDRRRLETRKTTLTAVLQKIENFRRRMVEKYEHLLDGEIPIQRYAKLVMNLLLYRLHVMILHPYHANANSPMTHRLNNLLVTSGIMIIEISIQLENDPQFRDWAWYLGAYQQFQIALLLATEIYYRPQNREADRIWACLDYVFGTDRTLPPEMKGLQILGEIMSKMATYQSMRKMRAPTGTSRAPLNKTAVNVRNENQGGQNAQQPHPGQGMPMGFKAEPGMGGPGMQQSSPMSGMGSPGMASPPNAQMQGPPPGIVFAGVSNGEAIWSMPPVNADSPESVSDGASMGGHRPSQPMNMMNPLEGVDWDVINGLFPHDPNTGELNISGFNDPTLGLVNGFHWAQR; the protein is encoded by the exons ATGGATTCTGGGCACTATTCCGCTGCACGTCatgctgctgccgctgccgctgccgctgccgccgccgccgccggtggTGGTGCCGTCTACTCGGCTCAGCCCATGGACCACGCACACGCGCACTCGCACGCTCACGCACAAGCACACGCCTACCATCATGGCCACTCTCACTTACAAACACCCGCGCAATCACCCCATGGCCAGCCACAGTACTACTCGATCAATCCCGTGAGCCCAACCGCACAAGGCCCTTCCATGACGAGCCCCCGCGTCCTACCAAACTCTGATCTCATGCCTGGCGCTCACTCACCGGGCTCAGCAACATCTTCCGCGCCGCACGGCATGACCGGTCTACCACCCAACCGCCCTTCGTCCCCGGCCGCCTCTGTGTCGGGAGCGCCTAGTCCCGCCTCCAAGCCTATCCGGAGGCGCATGCGCATGATTACGTCCTGCCTCGAGTGCCGGCGCAGGAAGCTCAAGTGCAACAAGTCTCAGCCATGTGTCAACTGCATGAAGTTTTCGCGCGACTGCGTCTACCTTAGCCCCAAGCTTGATGAGGCCAGTCAGCTCCGTCTGACAGAGATCAAGGAGAAGGTTGGATCATTGGAGCGCCAGTTGGAGCGCGATGTCGCCAAAACGTCCCGAGCCGCCCAGCAGCAAGCTATCCTCGCCGACGACGTCGAGGACGACTTTGCCGAGGAGCGCGATCTAGAGCCCACAGATATGACGGCTCTCGATGTCACGTACGAAGAAGACGCAGACGGAACCGACGATCTCATTGACCTGGGTGTACAAGTTGGTCGCATGCGTATCACAGAGCGCATCGGTGGCCTATCCAGACCCAGAATAGCTGAAGAG ATCTCGGCCGGTATATCTGGCCCGGGCGGTCCCCCCGGGGGTCCACCTCCGGGCGGTCCGATGGGTGGCCCGATGGGTGGTATGGGAGGAATGATGGCCATGATGGGCGGTAGGGGCATGGGCGGGGCCGGACGAGGCGGGCCGCCCCGTGGTGGGCCGCCTCCTGGGTATCCCGGCTTTGGTGGTCCACCACCCGGCATGGATGCCATGTCTGTCGTGAGCGGAAGCTCCGGTGACTCGATCCCCGACTTTTTGAGGCCTGGTGAATCCTACATTCCCCCCTCGAGCGGCTTCTTCTTTGGCCACACCCCCGAGGCCCTCTCTCTTGATAGGAGATTACCTCAAAAGGAGGCTGCTGATCGACTCACGCAACAATACTTTGCAGCAGTTCACCCCATTGCACGATGTGTTCACAGACCGTCCTTTGAGGCTGAGTATGTAAACTTCTGGGATGAAGTCTACAGCAACATTGAACCCAGGGCCTCCACTCAAGCCGTCATGTTTGCGGCTTGGTTCAGTGCCGCCGTGAGTATGGACGATCCGACAGTAAGGACGTTGTTTGGCGTCACCAAAGCCAACTTGATCGACCGAATGAAGACCGAGACAGAGAGAGCTCTCGGAAAAGCCAATTTCCTACGCACAACTAGAGTGGAGACCATGCAGGCTTTCATCATGTATATG CTCCCGCTCTGCAGAGCCGAGGTATCTCGAGCTCACTCTGTTCTGGTCGGTGCCGCTGTCAGGATGGCCGAGTGTATGGGCTTGCACAGAGACGGAGAGACATACGGACTGAATCCTCTGGACACTCATGTTCGTAGGCTCATCTGGCATCAACTCTGCTTCCTCGATATCCGCACCTGCGAAGCGCAAGGCCCCAGGCCGGCTATCAGGAGGGAAGATTACGACACCAAGCTCCCGCTTAACTGTGAAGAAGAAGACTTTTACGCTGCCGGACCACCCCCTGAGCCCGCAGACGTGTGGACCTCTTCTTTACTATCAGCGATTCGGACCGAGTGCAACGAGATGATGCGCGTAATCTGGCTGGACCGCCGCAGGCTCGAAACACGCAAAACGACACTCACTGCTGTTCTCCAGAAGATTGAAAACTTTAGGCGGCGAATGGTGGAGAAGTACGAACATTTACTCGATGGCGAAATCCCTATTCAACGCTACGCGAAGTTGGTTATGAATCTGCTCCTCTACCGCCTCCACGTCATGATCCTTCACCCCTACCACGCCAATGCCAACAGTCCCATGACCCACCGCCTCAACAACCTACTCGTCACTTCTGGCATCATGATCATTGAGATCTCGATACAGCTTGAGAACGACCCGCAATTCCGAGACTGGGCCTGGTATCTAGGCGCCTACCAACAATTCCAGATTGCTCTGCTCTTGGCCACTGAGATCTACTACAGACCGCAGAACAGGGAGGCCGACCGTATCTGGGCTTGCCTGGATTACGTCTTCGGAACAGACCGGACCCTACCGCCTGAGATGAAGGGCTTGCAGATTTTGGGGGAGATCATGAGCAAAATGGCAACATACCAGAGTATGCGCAAGATGCGTGCGCCGACAGGAACCTCCCGAGCACCGCTAAACAAGACGGCCGTCAACGTGAGAAACGAGAATCAGGGGGGACAAAATGCCCAGCAGCCACATCCCGGACAGGGCATGCCGATGGGCTTCAAAGCAGAGCCTGGCATGGGTGGTCCTGGTATGCAACAATCTTCACCGATGAGCGGCATGGGGTCTCCGGGGATGGCGTCTCCGCCCAACGCCCAGATGCAAGGTCCGCCTCCAGGAATCGTCTTTGCGGGTGTGTCAAACGGCGAGGCCATCTGGAGCATGCCACCCGTAAACGCGGACAGTCCAGAAAGTGTCAGCGACGGGGCCAGTATGGGCGGTCACAGGCCCTCGCAACCGATGAATATGATGAACCCTCTCGAGGGCGTAGACTGG gaTGTTATCAACGGTCTTTTCCCTCACGATCCTAATACTGGCGAACTGAACATTTCCGGCTTCAACGATCCAACGCTCGGGTTGGTGAACGGGTTCCACTGGGCTCAACGATGA